In Dermacentor andersoni chromosome 4, qqDerAnde1_hic_scaffold, whole genome shotgun sequence, the following proteins share a genomic window:
- the LOC126535810 gene encoding post-GPI attachment to proteins factor 2-like isoform X1: MTPTMARPAELLRIPFRILAVVTVLLPFSSFVFCVLWSLLYNFSSVTSTHCGVANYLPSVSAAIGGHTPQRYIWRFGIALHSAPRILISAMYHRYYQNMLDTQHQYVARIAFWINVAEILTLLGLSNVTSTENYAIHEKMFVTFILCSLMYMILCCVIPSLGRRRSLSGLEAYSLKVKKQLTAMSVILSLLCTFFFIRHTTHCEPGMYTLFSASEYIVVICNMGFHMTSYWDFADKALYVSNLQCESTEDKERLLPLNQDV, from the exons ATGACACCGACAATGGCACGGCCGGCGGAACTTCTCCGCATACCGTTTCGGATATTAGCAGTGGTGACCGTGCTGCTTCCCTTCAGTTCGTTCGTCTTCTGTGTCCTGTGGTCGCTGCTTTACAACTTTTCTTCAGTCACGTCGACGCACTGTGGG GTGGCAAACTATCTTCCATCTGTCAGTGCAGCGATAGGGGGCCACACACCACAGCGCTACATTTGGCGCTTTGGGATCGCCCTACATTCTGCTCCTAGGATTCTCATCAGTGCTATGTACCATCGCTACTACCAGAACATGCTTGACACCCAACATCAGTATGTTGCCCGAATTGCCTTCTGGATAAACGTTGCCGAGATCCTCACACTGTTGGGCCTCTCCAATGTCACATCTACTGAAAATTATG ctaTCCATGAAAAGATGTTTGTAACATTCATATTGTGCTCCCTTATGTACATGATACTGTGCTGTGTTATACCAAGTCTTGGTCGAAGACGTTCACTCTCAGGACTG GAAGCATACTCCTTGAAGGTGAAGAAGCAACTGACTGCAATGTCTGTCATCCTTTCTCTTCTGTGTACCTTCTTTTTCATTCGACATACCACACACTGCGAACCAGGAA tgtACACCCTCTTTTCAGCAAGTGAATACATTGTGGTGATATGCAACATGGGATTCCATATGACTTCCTACTGGGACTTTGCAGACAAGGCGCTTTATGTTTCAAACCTTCAGTGTGAAAGCACAGAGGACAAG GAACGACTGCTGCCATTGAATCAAGATGTTTGA
- the LOC126535810 gene encoding post-GPI attachment to proteins factor 2-like isoform X2, which yields MARRKKLLRAHVIDQHRVQEAVANYLPSVSAAIGGHTPQRYIWRFGIALHSAPRILISAMYHRYYQNMLDTQHQYVARIAFWINVAEILTLLGLSNVTSTENYAIHEKMFVTFILCSLMYMILCCVIPSLGRRRSLSGLEAYSLKVKKQLTAMSVILSLLCTFFFIRHTTHCEPGMYTLFSASEYIVVICNMGFHMTSYWDFADKALYVSNLQCESTEDKERLLPLNQDV from the exons AtggcacgaagaaaaaaattattacgtGCTCACGTCATTGATCAACACAGAGTTCAAGAAGCG GTGGCAAACTATCTTCCATCTGTCAGTGCAGCGATAGGGGGCCACACACCACAGCGCTACATTTGGCGCTTTGGGATCGCCCTACATTCTGCTCCTAGGATTCTCATCAGTGCTATGTACCATCGCTACTACCAGAACATGCTTGACACCCAACATCAGTATGTTGCCCGAATTGCCTTCTGGATAAACGTTGCCGAGATCCTCACACTGTTGGGCCTCTCCAATGTCACATCTACTGAAAATTATG ctaTCCATGAAAAGATGTTTGTAACATTCATATTGTGCTCCCTTATGTACATGATACTGTGCTGTGTTATACCAAGTCTTGGTCGAAGACGTTCACTCTCAGGACTG GAAGCATACTCCTTGAAGGTGAAGAAGCAACTGACTGCAATGTCTGTCATCCTTTCTCTTCTGTGTACCTTCTTTTTCATTCGACATACCACACACTGCGAACCAGGAA tgtACACCCTCTTTTCAGCAAGTGAATACATTGTGGTGATATGCAACATGGGATTCCATATGACTTCCTACTGGGACTTTGCAGACAAGGCGCTTTATGTTTCAAACCTTCAGTGTGAAAGCACAGAGGACAAG GAACGACTGCTGCCATTGAATCAAGATGTTTGA